The following coding sequences are from one Pelagovum sp. HNIBRBA483 window:
- a CDS encoding sulfotransferase: MIEQLLIVAVIGMGAAAALRRLPLVEQARIFSQTSQRAIRALGRSGASDHWKERLLRGCALRTLRATAITVALLGAFVLAISSIVFVLDGLFDLAVFDVLLAPSGLIAATFGGLLWLALAKVVPRKQNSDYGLLERIMHRLVLGNRGIAEACFDMDQRMVRGSTVWVEEGAHVFVVGLARAGTTALMRTIHDSGAFRSLLYEDMPFVLAPNFWQKLRRPRRDAEAMQERAHGDGLMVSQKSPECLDEVFWRVFDGEAYIGQKEMLPHHPSAELQKKFRAYVAAILNATPEKRYLSKNNNNIIRLPAICAMFPNAHILVMFRDPLDHATSLLRQHRRFTERQTEDPFVGAYMNWLAHHEFGAGHLPFAPEAAEGSSPNELLYWLRQWSAVYERLLKEAPHNATFICYESLCDDPALWPVIAEKLDIPEGAPDFKKPHHKPIPLAESDDALVYVRDVYDRLVARSEAEWGVTPAE, translated from the coding sequence ATGATCGAGCAATTGCTGATCGTCGCGGTGATCGGGATGGGCGCTGCGGCGGCTCTGAGACGATTGCCGCTTGTTGAACAGGCTCGCATCTTTTCGCAGACCTCCCAGCGGGCAATAAGAGCGCTTGGGCGGTCAGGTGCATCAGATCACTGGAAAGAGCGGTTGTTGCGTGGCTGTGCGCTCAGAACTTTGCGCGCAACGGCAATAACGGTTGCGCTTCTGGGCGCGTTTGTGCTGGCGATTTCAAGCATCGTGTTTGTGCTCGATGGGCTTTTCGATCTTGCAGTTTTTGACGTTCTTCTGGCGCCTTCGGGACTTATAGCTGCAACGTTCGGCGGGTTACTCTGGTTGGCTCTCGCGAAGGTCGTGCCACGAAAGCAGAACAGCGATTATGGCCTGCTTGAGCGTATCATGCACCGTTTGGTGCTTGGAAACCGTGGGATTGCGGAAGCCTGTTTTGACATGGACCAACGCATGGTGCGGGGCAGCACCGTGTGGGTTGAAGAGGGTGCGCATGTTTTTGTCGTTGGGCTTGCGCGCGCAGGCACAACGGCCCTTATGCGGACAATCCACGACAGCGGCGCGTTCCGCTCTTTGCTCTACGAAGATATGCCATTTGTTCTAGCACCAAACTTCTGGCAGAAACTCCGCCGCCCAAGACGGGATGCGGAGGCGATGCAGGAGCGGGCGCATGGTGACGGGCTAATGGTGAGCCAGAAAAGCCCTGAGTGCCTCGATGAGGTGTTTTGGCGGGTGTTTGATGGGGAAGCCTATATCGGCCAGAAGGAAATGCTGCCGCATCATCCCTCCGCTGAATTGCAGAAGAAGTTTCGCGCCTATGTCGCGGCGATCCTCAATGCGACGCCGGAGAAGCGGTATCTTTCGAAAAACAACAATAATATCATCCGTTTACCTGCGATCTGCGCGATGTTTCCGAATGCGCATATACTAGTGATGTTCAGAGATCCGCTTGACCATGCAACCTCGTTATTGCGTCAGCATCGACGGTTCACGGAGCGGCAAACGGAGGATCCCTTTGTCGGCGCGTATATGAATTGGCTGGCGCATCACGAGTTTGGTGCGGGACATTTGCCTTTTGCGCCGGAGGCGGCGGAAGGCAGTTCGCCTAACGAATTGCTCTATTGGCTCCGACAATGGAGCGCCGTGTATGAGCGGCTCTTGAAGGAGGCACCTCACAACGCGACCTTTATCTGCTATGAGAGTTTATGTGATGATCCGGCCCTTTGGCCCGTGATCGCGGAAAAGTTGGATATTCCTGAAGGCGCGCCTGACTTCAAGAAACCGCATCACAAACCAATTCCTCTGGCAGAATCCGACGATGCATTGGTGTATGTGCGTGATGTCTATGATCGGTTAGTCGCGCGCTCAGAAGCCGAATGGGGCGTCACTCCTGCGGAGTAG
- a CDS encoding FCD domain-containing protein yields MPFEKIQQEKLSNGVVKQIEGLILRGILKPGERLPAEREMSERLGVSRPSLREAISDLQERGLLTTRAGAGVFVADVLGSAFSDALVRLFASHDEAVFDYIHFRRDMEGLAAERAAKLGSDTDLKVIDTIFKKMEAAHQKRNPSDEARLDADFHLAIIDASHNVIMLHMMRSMYQLLREGVFYNRQVMFKQRTSREVLIDQHRAINKALQARDPEGARGAVEAHLTYVERALTDQQRADRNEVYAKKRFEHEASR; encoded by the coding sequence ATGCCGTTCGAGAAGATCCAACAGGAGAAACTGTCCAACGGAGTGGTCAAGCAGATCGAGGGCTTGATCCTGCGTGGTATTCTCAAACCGGGCGAACGGCTCCCCGCCGAACGTGAAATGAGCGAGCGCCTCGGTGTCTCTCGTCCGTCACTGCGCGAAGCAATTTCTGATCTTCAGGAGCGCGGCTTGCTGACGACCCGTGCAGGCGCAGGGGTCTTCGTGGCAGATGTTCTTGGCTCTGCGTTTTCCGATGCATTGGTGCGGCTCTTTGCCAGCCATGACGAGGCGGTATTCGATTACATTCATTTCCGCCGTGATATGGAAGGGCTTGCCGCCGAGCGGGCGGCGAAACTTGGATCGGATACAGATTTGAAGGTCATTGATACGATCTTCAAGAAAATGGAAGCCGCCCACCAAAAACGCAATCCGTCCGACGAAGCACGGCTCGATGCGGATTTCCATCTCGCGATCATTGATGCCAGCCATAACGTCATCATGCTGCATATGATGCGTTCGATGTATCAATTGCTACGCGAGGGCGTGTTCTATAATCGGCAGGTTATGTTCAAGCAAAGGACAAGCCGCGAAGTCCTCATAGACCAACACCGTGCCATCAATAAGGCACTTCAAGCCCGCGACCCAGAGGGCGCGCGCGGCGCGGTAGAAGCGCATTTGACCTATGTCGAACGTGCTCTGACTGATCAGCAGCGGGCCGACCGCAACGAAGTTTATGCAAAGAAGCGCTTCGAACACGAAGCCTCTCGCTAG
- a CDS encoding OmpA family protein, with product MTLSRISLIFAAASLTTVSACVDMRDTNNPNRNAQQGALLGAGLGALIGLSGGETAEDRRGRAIAGAVIGGGLGAIGGAALDRQEAELREQMGGQVGIVNTGNELIVTMPQDILFAVDSADLTGALRSDLRTLADSINRYPDTRINVIGHTDNTGSAEYNQDLSARRASAVTNVLIESGVSPLRIQSIGRGENAPIATNLTPEGRQQNRRVEIIITPTV from the coding sequence ATGACCCTTTCTCGCATCTCGCTGATCTTCGCCGCAGCCAGCCTGACGACAGTTTCCGCATGTGTCGACATGCGCGATACGAACAACCCGAACCGCAATGCCCAGCAAGGCGCATTGCTGGGTGCAGGTCTTGGTGCTTTGATCGGGCTATCGGGGGGCGAAACAGCAGAAGACCGGCGCGGCCGCGCCATCGCAGGCGCGGTGATCGGCGGCGGCCTTGGCGCGATCGGCGGGGCGGCGCTTGACCGGCAAGAAGCCGAGCTGCGCGAACAAATGGGCGGTCAGGTCGGCATCGTCAACACAGGCAACGAGCTGATCGTGACCATGCCTCAGGATATCCTTTTCGCGGTCGACTCAGCAGATCTAACCGGCGCCCTCCGCAGCGATCTCCGTACTTTGGCCGACAGTATCAACCGCTATCCTGATACGCGGATCAACGTGATCGGCCACACCGACAACACTGGCAGCGCAGAATACAACCAGGATCTCAGCGCCCGCCGCGCCAGCGCCGTGACCAACGTGCTCATCGAATCTGGTGTTTCGCCTCTCCGCATCCAGTCAATCGGCAGGGGAGAAAACGCCCCCATCGCAACCAACCTCACCCCTGAGGGACGGCAGCAGAACCGTCGCGTCGAGATTATTATCACCCCAACCGTCTGA